One uncultured Carboxylicivirga sp. genomic window, GATAATGAAATAAAAATCAACCTTTCAGAAGAATTAGGCAATACACTGCATCACGATTATAATTATTTATCCAACCTATTTTCAGAGATTGAAGGAATCACGATTGAAAAATACTTTATCGCCCAAAAAATTGAAAAGGTAAAAGAACTGTTGGTATATGATGAACTTTCTTTGAGTGAAATTGCCTTCCGTTTGAACTATTCGAGTGCAGCCTATTTAAGTAATCAATTCAAGAAAGTAACAGGTTTGACACCAGGTCATTTTAAGAGAATAAAGGAGAACAAAAGAAAACCTCTGGATAAAGTGTAAATCTTACAAATCAATTCCAAAATTCTACAATAATAAACTTCGTTTAAGTTGCCAACTTTGTATTGTACAATTAAAACAATAGTAATATGGCAACGACTAATCAAAATACAATTACACAAACATTCCCGGTATTGGGAATGAGTTGTGCATCCTGTGCAAGCAGTGCCGAAAGTATTGTTACCCATGAAAATGGTGTGGTGAATGCTTCAGTTAATTTTGCCACAGGAAATCTTACAGTTGAATATCTTACCTCTGTAACAAATGCAGAAATACTTCAAAAAGCGGTTCAATCTGTTGGTTATGACCTATTGGTTGAAGACGAAACTAAGCAACAAAATACTTTAGAGGTAATTCACGAAAAGAGATTCAGAGAACTTAAAATCAAAACTATTTGGGCAATTATTCTTTCATTGCCTGTTGTGGTTATTGGTATGTTCCTTATGAACGTCCCCTATGCCGATGAAATGATGTGGATTTTTTCAACACCTGTGGTCGTTTGGATTGGCAGAGATTTCTATTTAAATGCATGGAAGCAGGCAAAACACAAATCGGCCAATATGGATACCTTAGTAGCATTGAGCGTGAGCATTGCTTATTTATTCAGTGTTTTTAATATATTCTTTTCCGATTTTTGGCTTCAAAGAGGATTACAAGCACATGTTTATTTTGAAGCATCATCAGCAATTATTGCATTCATTTTGTTGGGCAAATTGCTGGAAGAAAAAG contains:
- a CDS encoding AraC family transcriptional regulator — translated: MTKLFIKNMVCNRCIMVVQNELDKLGFKVENINLGEVYLENEPSLEEKKRLDNALIQLGFEIIDDKKSRIIEKIKNTIINLVHHQDNEIKINLSEELGNTLHHDYNYLSNLFSEIEGITIEKYFIAQKIEKVKELLVYDELSLSEIAFRLNYSSAAYLSNQFKKVTGLTPGHFKRIKENKRKPLDKV